A window of the Oncorhynchus masou masou isolate Uvic2021 chromosome 13, UVic_Omas_1.1, whole genome shotgun sequence genome harbors these coding sequences:
- the LOC135552180 gene encoding E3 ubiquitin-protein ligase RNF139-like, with protein MASVNVRIGQQALTVLDVAFRVPCIFIIDAIFNSYYDPGSGWAGTASKILIRVMGIVVSGVVLVLSQKALFKFYTLFFAVLLGVVAVLINYYAISHIDFYSAYYKAALGFRLVPRNGPTLWLGMAVVQLLFGMGYVVLLNIQSVFAALVVLDVMIPLWGLIIELPVDVRQLVAVTSGLALALNTAVCLALKLKWFYYSCRYVYLLVRHMYRIYGLQLLVEDTWKRIRFPDVLRVFWLTRMTAQAVILVYVVKVVRHESGEHSYLMWDVFWDLFSNLIISGCDSTLTVLGMSAVISSIAHYLGLSILAFIGSTEEEDKRLGFVAPVLFFILALQTGLSGLDPEERLVRLSRNMCLLLTAILHFIHGMTDPVLMSLSASHVSSFRRHFPVLLVSLCLFVLPVVLSYTLWHRYALNTWLFAVTAFCVELCLKVVVSLTVYALFMVDGYYNVLWEKLDDHVYCVRSTGNVIEFVFGVIMFGNGAYTMMFEAGSKIRACMMCLHAYFNIYLQAKNGWKTFINRRTAVKKINSLPEVKGGQLRDIEDVCAICYQEFATSARITPCQHYFHALCLRKWLYIQDTCPMCHQKVYIEEEARDRVPFNNNGYVAPGGDLGQFAEPGGAEAAAAAGGPEHENELLEDNDSIEYDEDEWGTENGETPIEEDYINDDTDSNGD; from the exons ATGGCCTCAGTTAATGTCCGAATCGGCCAACAAGCCTTGACCGTGCTGGATGTGGCATTTCGAGTCCCTTGTATCTTTATTATCGACGCCATTTTTAACTCTTACTATGATCCTGGGTCAGGATGGGCCGGAACAGCGAGCAAGATTTTAATCCGAGTAATGG GTATCGTGGTCTCCGGTGTGGTCCTGGTGTTGTCCCAGAAGGCCCTATTCAAGTTCTACACGCTATTCTTCGCTGTGCTCCTGGGGGTGGTGGCCGTTCTTATCAACTACTACGCCATATCTCACATAGACTTCTACAGTGCCTACTACAAAGCAGCGCTGGGCTTTAGACTCGTACCACGAAACGGGCCCACCCTATGGTTGGGCATGGCCGTGGTGCAACTCCTTTTCGGCATGGGCTATGTGGTGCTGCTAAACATTCAGTCTGTGTTTGCTGCTCTTGTGGTCCTGGATGTCATGATTCCGCTGTGGGGGCTCATCATCGAGCTTCCCGTGGACGTACGGCAACTGGTAGCGGTGACCTCGGGCCTGGCTCTGGCTCTGAACACggctgtgtgtctggcccttAAGCTCAAGTGGTTCTACTACTCCTGCCGCTACGTCTACCTGCTGGTGCGCCACATGTACCGCATCTACGGGCTGCAGCTTCTGGTGGAGGACACCTGGAAGAGGATCCGCTTCCCGGACGTGCTGCGTGTCTTCTGGCTCACACGCATGACAGCGCAGGCCGTCATCCTAGTCTACGTAGTCAAGGTGGTGCGGCACGAGAGCGGCGAACACAGCTACCTGATGTGGGATGTCTTCTGGGACCTGTTCAGCAACCTTATCATCAGCGGCTGCGACTCTACACTGACCGTGTTGGGCATGAGTGCCGTCATCTCGTCTATCGCCCACTACCTGGGCCTCAGCATCCTGGCATTCATCGGCTCCACCGAGGAAGAGGACAAGCGGCTGGGCTTCGTGGCACCCGTTCTTTTCTTCATCCTGGCCCTGCAAACGGGCCTGAGTGGTCTGGACCCTGAGGAACGGCTGGTACGGCTCAGCCGCAACATGTGCCTTCTGCTGACTGCCATCCTGCACTTCATCCATGGCATGACGGACCCCGTGCTCATGTCGCTGAGTGCCTCGCACGTCTCCTCCTTCCGCCGCCACTTCCCGGTCCTGCTGGTGTCACTCTGCCTCTTCGTGCTGCCTGTTGTGCTCAGCTACACCCTGTGGCACCGCTACGCCCTCAACACCTGGCTGTTCGCCGTCACGGCCTTCTGCGTGGAGCTCTGCCTCAAGGTGGTGGTGTCGCTGACGGTCTACGCCCTGTTTATGGTGGATGGCTACTACAACGTGCTGTGGGAGAAGCTGGATGACCACGTCTACTGCGTGCGCTCCACGGGCAACGTCATCGAGTTTGTCTTTGGCGTCATCATGTTTGGAAACGGCGCCTACACCATGATGTTCGAGGCGGGCAGCAAGATCCGCGCCTGCATGATGTGCCTACACGCCTACTTCAACATCTACCTACAGGCCAAGAACGGCTGGAAGACCTTCATCAACCGCCGTACAGCTGTCAAGAAGATCAACTCCCTGCCGGAGGTGAAGGGTGGCCAGCTGCGCGACATCGAGGACGTCTGCGCCATATGCTACCAGGAGTTTGCCACATCGGCACGTATCACGCCGTGCCAACACTACTTCCACGCACTCTGCCTCCGTAAGTGGCTCTACATCCAGGACACGTGTCCCATGTGCCACCAGAAGGTGTACATTGAGGAGGAGGCCCGGGACAGGGTGCCCTTCAACAACAACGGCTACGTGGCGCCAGGCGGGGACCTGGGCCAGTTCGCAGAGCCCGGCGGGGCAGAGGCTGCAGCAGCCGCAGGTGGGCCTGAGCATGAGAATGAACTACTGGAGGATAATGATAGTATTGAGTATGACGAGGATGAGTGGGGGACAGAGAACGGTGAAACGCCCATAGAGGAAGACTATATTAATGATGACACAGACTCTAACGGGGACTGA